Below is a window of Agathobacter rectalis ATCC 33656 DNA.
CTGTCCTCGAATCGCCTGTAAGCATTATTGTACATTTTATTCCGGCTTTTTTCAATGCCTTTATTGCTGCCGCTGAGGTTGGCTTTATCTTATCTGAGATAAGGATATAGCCCTCATATCTGCCGTCTATTGCGATATGAACTATGGTGCCGACCTTGTCAGTTTCACTGTAGCTTAAGCCCAGCTTTTTCATAAGCTTATAGTTTCCTGCCGCTACAGATATGCCATCTACCTTTGCGGTGATTCCATGGCCGCTGATTTCCTCAATGTCTGTCACGCGGTTTCTGTCGATTTCCTTTCCATACGCCTTCTGTAAACTTCTGCTGATTGGATGCGATGAGCTGCTCTCTGCAAGTGCTGCGTACTCGAGCACCTTTTCTCTATCGAGCGTATTGTCGTAGACTCCTGCCACCTCGAAAACGCCCTCTGTCATGGTGCCGGTCTTGTCAAATACAACGTATCTGGTCTGTGATAAGGTCTCAAGATAGTTTGAGCCCTTTACAAGAACACCCTCGCGGCTGGCGCCTCCGATTCCTGCAAAAAAGCTGAGCGGAATACTGATGACCAGCGCGCACGGACAGCTTATTACAAGGAAGGTAAGTGCCCTGTATATCCATATGCCCCACTGTGGTGCGGCTGACATGAAAAGTATTCTGACAATCGGTGGCAGTATCGCAAGTGCAAGTGCACTGTAGCAGACTGCCGGAGTGTAATACTTGGCAAATTTTGATATGAAGTTTTCTGATTTTGATTTCTTTGAGCTTGAATTTTCAACGAGGTCAAGTATCTTTGAAACCGTTGATTCGCCAAACTCTTTGGTCGTTTTAATCTTTAAAACACCTGACATATTGATGCATCCGCTGATTATCTCATCACCGCATTTTGCATTCCTCGGCACGCTCTCACCTGTAAGTGCGCTGGTGTTTAATGTAGATGAGCCCTCAACTATCACACCGTCGATAGGGACCTTTTCACCGGGCTGTACCACGATTACTGAGCCGATAGCAACCTCATCAGGATCAACCTGGGTGAGCTTTCCGTCCACCTCGATATTGGCATAGTCGGGTTTGATGTCCATGAGCTCGCTGATATTCTTACGGCTCTTTCCGACTGCATAGCTCTGAAACAGCTCTCCTATCTGGTAGAAGAGCATAACGGCTATAGCCTCTGTATAGTCACCATTCTCATAAAGTGCAACCGCTATCGCACCTACAGTGGCAACCGCCATCAGGAAGTTTTCATCAAATACCTGCTTGTTTTTGATTCCCTTAAATGCTTTTTTCAGGATATCGTATCCTATAACCAGATAAGGCACCATGTAAAGCAGGAACCTGATAATTCCCTTAACCGGTATGAAATGTAATATAATCATGAGTACCGCTGCGATTATGATACGCGCAAGTACTTTTTTCTGCTTTTTATTCATACGCC
It encodes the following:
- a CDS encoding heavy metal translocating P-type ATPase, with product MNKKQKKVLARIIIAAVLMIILHFIPVKGIIRFLLYMVPYLVIGYDILKKAFKGIKNKQVFDENFLMAVATVGAIAVALYENGDYTEAIAVMLFYQIGELFQSYAVGKSRKNISELMDIKPDYANIEVDGKLTQVDPDEVAIGSVIVVQPGEKVPIDGVIVEGSSTLNTSALTGESVPRNAKCGDEIISGCINMSGVLKIKTTKEFGESTVSKILDLVENSSSKKSKSENFISKFAKYYTPAVCYSALALAILPPIVRILFMSAAPQWGIWIYRALTFLVISCPCALVISIPLSFFAGIGGASREGVLVKGSNYLETLSQTRYVVFDKTGTMTEGVFEVAGVYDNTLDREKVLEYAALAESSSSHPISRSLQKAYGKEIDRNRVTDIEEISGHGITAKVDGISVAAGNYKLMKKLGLSYSETDKVGTIVHIAIDGRYEGYILISDKIKPTSAAAIKALKKAGIKCTIMLTGDSRTVADSVAAELGIDEVYSELLPGDKVAKVEELLARKGSKEKLAFVGDGINDAPVLSRADIGIAMGAMGSDAAIEAADIVLMDDDPLKIAKAIKISRKCLRIVYENTYFAIGIKLICLVLGAVGIANMWLAIFADVGVMVIAVLNAIRALFVHKL